The following coding sequences lie in one Rutidosis leptorrhynchoides isolate AG116_Rl617_1_P2 chromosome 4, CSIRO_AGI_Rlap_v1, whole genome shotgun sequence genomic window:
- the LOC139842046 gene encoding uncharacterized protein encodes MVVVVCSLVGRRRKKGRRNEKRERKEKRRRRKGEENLARVKPSPKLKVYNPLIPYPKAIQSEQSKDTVCKSINTNENICVRVPLPDVLAGMPNYGKFLNNLMAKKGEHKQGSSAFLEAICAAILKKSDMPPKLGDPGPFIVPCRIDDSGIFKCLTNSGASINFMPLSVYSRLGLNELKSTKIGVRLVNQTVSKPKRIAENLVVKISELEFPADFVVVDMPEDKVVPIILG; translated from the exons atggtggtggtggtgtgctCACTCGTCGGCCGAAGGAGGAAGAAGGGAAGgagaaatgaaaaaagagagaggaAAGAAAAGAGGAGgagaagaaaaggagaagaaaatTTGGCCCGT GTGAAACCTTCACCTAAGCTGAAAGTTTACAATCCGCTCATTCCATATCCGAAAGCTATTCAATCCGAGCAGTCGAAGGACACTGTTTGTAAGTctattaatactaatgaaaatatTTGTGTGCGTGTACCTTTGCCTGATgttcttgcaggtatgcccaattatgggaaatttTTGAATAATTTAATGGCGAAGAAGGGTGAGCATAAGCAGGGATCCTCCGCGTTTCTTGAAGCGATATGTGCTGCTATTTTGAAGAAGAGTGATATGCCACCAAAGTTAGGTGATCCCGGTCCATTCATAGTGCCCTGTAGGATTGATGACTCTGGAATTTTTAAGTGTTTAACTAATTCAGGTGCGAGTATCAATTTTATGCCGTTATCTGTTTATTCACGTTTGGGTTTGAATGAGCTTAAGTCGACTAAAATTGGAGTTAGATTAGTTAACCAGACAGTTAGTAAACCCAAAAGGATTGCTGAAAATTTGGTGGTTAAAATAAGTGAATTAGAGTTTCCAGCGGATTTTGTGGTTGTTGATATGCCGGAGGATAAGGTTGTACCCATTATTTTAGGTTGA